The Candidatus Krumholzibacteriia bacterium genome contains a region encoding:
- a CDS encoding alginate export family protein, with protein MIAPFEPWRFDAACDPEVLRPSLEHGLERNSVGKVQLVDLEVPRVFPRPHGGLTLQLSGRAQREGASELVPVVLGGHLLGAFEGWPEYTTIHDDKVLRFEKLRLVVPLFPYDPNLWRLPQLLREDLALALLRRAGVAGLDDASALVPRLLGYRLERRCVVHHRPLSGSKRTAAAALVTKALRPSRVAALQNAVQTLITAGAEDLAPKTLLLDPRRGLYVMEEAPGRSLRELVSQAVPPPSVMTPEFASGCEAAGRALARLHALPKEAFPRRCVADALRPLDGLVELARQLLPQWSEELGRARDSVFAKAPSDLQLRDQSTVHGDFYDKQVLYRAGRATVLDWDGLACGDPARDHGNFTAHVALRAEQTPECAAEIERGAVRFDRGYGSSSSEFAARARWWEAATLVRLVALYGLRRRWQHLVPALLRRSGRSLESLSGVAMLLALMLTGIPRQARGQSPEYMKIQPHVGQALEISGAWSDAGLFVASDIQVLPEPRSPQLRGALEAVDVEKRTLVVYGVRLQLTDGTKADSTESAGAALAALQPGQRIEVSCAVDERGTWTVRRLNTSTVKASDKIKGTTTRAAVDGAAPDTLEISGLRILLTAKTQVKVPQQQQQEVRRERDLFPDLARRDRTHATASLAGNRMRFLGEYRGHARSRTDYDLSRRYDSDASEGSSELRLGFAGYWSESLWTFAQMQISHATALDPEELLRPRLEGRLTQLYALFHTRGAHRVALQVGRQDFDEPREWIFDEYLDAARLVLYGFGPLVVEAAFIRPYHPINPAFATWSDGFAMARWYFNSQNHVAVWGLARSDRNPVRERQPVWIGARYLGQWRGTVRPWLDLASMRGEDKHRTLRAWAFDAGATCVATGVRGMPALTVGYAVGSGDASTADGVDGNFRQTGYEDNWSRFGGLVSQKIYGTLLDPELSNLEVSTLGVAARPMRDASVELIWHRYRQQAAYDKLQGSNLVDPPARPNGASADLGWTVEVVAAAPALWGRLRASWTTAFFRPGDAYNPRHEDAILNRLDLTAWF; from the coding sequence GTGATCGCGCCCTTCGAGCCTTGGCGTTTCGACGCCGCTTGCGATCCCGAGGTCCTGCGGCCCAGCCTCGAGCACGGTCTCGAGCGCAACAGCGTCGGCAAGGTGCAGCTCGTCGACCTCGAGGTGCCCCGCGTTTTTCCTCGCCCGCACGGCGGACTCACCTTGCAGCTCAGCGGGCGTGCTCAGCGTGAGGGGGCGTCAGAGCTGGTTCCGGTCGTCCTCGGTGGCCATCTTCTGGGAGCGTTCGAGGGCTGGCCCGAGTACACGACGATACATGACGACAAGGTGCTGCGCTTCGAGAAGCTCCGGCTCGTCGTGCCGCTCTTCCCTTACGACCCAAACTTATGGCGCCTGCCGCAGCTGCTGCGCGAGGACCTGGCGCTAGCGCTGCTGCGCCGCGCTGGCGTGGCAGGGCTCGACGACGCTTCGGCGCTCGTACCCCGATTGCTCGGCTACCGACTCGAGCGCCGTTGCGTCGTCCACCATCGTCCCCTGAGCGGATCGAAGCGCACAGCGGCAGCGGCCCTCGTCACCAAGGCGCTCCGTCCGAGCCGTGTGGCAGCACTCCAGAATGCCGTCCAAACTCTCATCACTGCCGGCGCCGAAGACCTCGCCCCGAAGACCCTGCTCCTCGACCCCAGGCGTGGCCTGTACGTCATGGAGGAGGCACCGGGCCGCTCTCTCCGCGAGCTCGTCTCTCAGGCCGTCCCTCCGCCGTCCGTCATGACCCCGGAGTTCGCCTCGGGATGCGAGGCTGCGGGCCGCGCCCTCGCCCGACTGCACGCCCTCCCGAAGGAAGCTTTCCCGCGGCGGTGTGTCGCCGATGCACTGCGACCGCTCGACGGGCTCGTCGAGCTCGCCCGCCAGTTGCTCCCGCAGTGGTCGGAGGAACTCGGCCGGGCGCGTGACTCCGTCTTCGCCAAAGCACCGTCGGACCTCCAGCTTCGTGATCAGTCCACGGTGCACGGCGACTTCTACGACAAGCAGGTGCTCTACCGTGCCGGGCGTGCCACCGTCCTCGACTGGGACGGACTCGCCTGTGGCGACCCGGCACGGGACCACGGCAACTTCACCGCCCATGTGGCCCTGCGCGCCGAGCAAACGCCAGAATGCGCGGCAGAGATCGAGCGGGGTGCGGTGCGCTTCGATCGCGGCTATGGCAGCAGCTCCTCCGAGTTCGCCGCCCGCGCTCGCTGGTGGGAAGCGGCGACGCTCGTCCGTCTGGTGGCGCTCTACGGCTTGCGGCGACGCTGGCAGCACCTGGTTCCAGCGCTCCTCCGACGCTCCGGGCGCTCGCTGGAATCGTTGTCTGGGGTGGCAATGCTTCTCGCGTTGATGCTCACAGGGATCCCACGCCAGGCTCGGGGACAATCTCCCGAGTACATGAAGATCCAGCCACACGTGGGTCAAGCGCTCGAGATCTCCGGGGCGTGGAGCGATGCTGGACTCTTCGTCGCGAGCGACATCCAAGTGCTGCCCGAACCACGCTCCCCTCAGCTGCGAGGTGCGCTCGAAGCCGTGGACGTGGAGAAACGCACTCTCGTCGTGTACGGCGTGCGCCTGCAGCTCACGGACGGTACCAAAGCGGACAGCACCGAAAGCGCTGGTGCCGCCCTCGCAGCCCTGCAGCCCGGGCAGCGCATCGAGGTGAGCTGCGCCGTGGACGAGCGCGGGACCTGGACCGTTCGCCGTCTGAACACCAGCACGGTCAAGGCGAGCGACAAGATCAAGGGCACGACCACCCGTGCGGCGGTAGACGGGGCCGCGCCCGACACGCTCGAGATCTCGGGGTTGCGCATCCTGCTCACGGCCAAAACCCAGGTGAAGGTACCGCAGCAACAGCAGCAAGAGGTTCGGCGCGAGCGCGACCTCTTTCCCGACCTGGCCCGGCGCGACCGTACGCACGCGACGGCGTCGCTCGCTGGGAACAGGATGCGCTTTCTCGGCGAGTATCGCGGTCACGCGCGCTCGCGCACGGATTACGACCTTTCGCGACGTTACGACTCGGATGCGAGCGAAGGCTCCTCCGAGCTGCGTCTGGGCTTCGCAGGCTACTGGTCCGAGTCGCTGTGGACCTTCGCGCAGATGCAGATCAGCCACGCCACGGCGCTGGATCCGGAAGAGCTGCTGCGCCCTCGCCTCGAAGGCAGACTCACGCAGCTCTACGCGCTGTTCCACACTCGGGGAGCGCATCGTGTCGCCCTGCAGGTCGGCCGCCAGGACTTCGACGAGCCGCGCGAGTGGATCTTCGACGAATACCTGGACGCGGCGCGACTCGTCCTCTACGGGTTCGGCCCCCTCGTGGTCGAGGCAGCATTCATCCGGCCCTACCACCCGATCAATCCCGCCTTCGCCACCTGGTCGGACGGGTTCGCGATGGCGCGCTGGTACTTCAACTCGCAGAACCACGTGGCGGTCTGGGGTCTGGCGCGGAGCGATCGCAACCCGGTCCGTGAGCGCCAGCCCGTGTGGATCGGCGCCCGCTACTTGGGGCAGTGGCGCGGCACGGTGCGACCATGGCTGGACCTAGCGTCGATGCGGGGTGAAGACAAACATCGCACCCTGCGCGCCTGGGCCTTCGATGCCGGCGCCACCTGTGTCGCCACCGGCGTCCGGGGCATGCCTGCACTCACCGTGGGCTATGCCGTGGGCTCGGGCGACGCCTCGACTGCCGACGGTGTCGACGGCAACTTCCGACAGACCGGCTACGAGGACAACTGGTCGCGCTTCGGCGGCCTCGTGTCGCAGAAGATCTATGGCACGCTGCTCGACCCCGAGCTCAGCAACCTCGAGGTCTCGACTCTCGGCGTGGCTGCACGACCGATGCGTGACGCCTCGGTCGAGCTCATCTGGCACCGCTACCGGCAGCAGGCGGCCTACGACAAGCTGCAGGGCAGCAATCTCGTCGATCCACCGGCGCGCCCGAACGGTGCCAGCGCCGATCTTGGCTGGACTGTCGAGGTCGTGGCGGCGGCACCTGCATTGTGGGGGAGGCTGCGCGCCAGCTGGACCACCGCGTTCTTCCGACCTGGCGACGCGTACAACCCGCGCCATGAAGACGCGATCCTGAACCGGCTCGATCTCACTGCTTGGTTCTGA